From one Trifolium pratense cultivar HEN17-A07 linkage group LG1, ARS_RC_1.1, whole genome shotgun sequence genomic stretch:
- the LOC123891740 gene encoding uncharacterized protein LOC123891740 has protein sequence MVARNLFTGYSIGGQESIMVSHLQFADDTLLMGVKSWANVRALRAVLVLFESMSGLKVNFNKSMLVGVNIPGSWLDEAASAMCCKVGKIPFLYLGLQIGGDPRRLVFWEPVLSRIKNRLSGWKSRFLSFGGRLDQTSDRWQWCPDPETSYTVRGAYQILTSQASVILHAAENLIWHPQVPLKVSIFAWRLLRDRLPTRANLVNRGVLSSSVDTCVFGCGVAESAHHLFFSCSFAGSLWDLVREWVDIPPVVSTTLRDHFVQFTASAGVSRARRSFMQLLWLVVEDDEFHVSFKLP, from the exons ATGGTAGCGCGTAATTTGTTTACAGGGTACAGTATTGGTGGACAAGAGTCGATTATGGTGTCGCATCTTCAGTTTGCTGATGATACTCTATTGATGGGGGTTAAAAGTTGGGCGAATGTTCGGGCTCTTCGGGCTGTTTTAGTGCTTTTTGAGTCTATGTCGGGCTTGAAGGTGAATTTTAACAAGAGCATGTTGGTTGGCGTTAATATTCCTGGGTCCTGGTTAGATGAAGCTGCGTCTGCTATGTGTTGCAAAGTGGGAAAAATTCCTTTTCTTTACTTGGGTCTCcagattgggggtgatccgCGGCGCCTGGTGTTTTGGGAACCGGTGTTGTCTCGCATAAAGAATAGATTGTCTGGGTGGAAAAGTCGCTTCTTGTCGTTTGGTGGTCGCCTG gatcagACTTCGGATAGATGGCAGTGGTGCCCAGATCCAGAGACAAGTTATACTGTCAGGGGAGCTTATCAGATTCTAACCTCTCAGGCTTCAGTTATTTTGCATGCTGCGGAGAACCTTATATGGCACCCTCAGGTTCCGTTGAAGGTGTCCATTTTTGCTTGGCGTTTATTGCGGGATAGATTGCCCACGAGAGCCAACCTGGTCAATCGTGGTGTTTTGTCCTCTTCAGTTGATACTTGTGTTTTTGGTTGTGGAGTGGCTGAGTCGGCCcatcatttatttttctcatgtaGCTTCGCTGGATCTCTTTGGGACTTAGTTCGCGAATGGGTTGACATTCCTCCGGTGGTTTCTACTACTttgcgtgatcattttgtccagtttacAGCTTCTGCAGGTGTATCCCGAGCGCGGCGATCCTTTATGCAGCTTCTTTGGCTC gtggttgagGATGACGAGTTTcacgttagctttaaactaccatag
- the LOC123891756 gene encoding uncharacterized protein LOC123891756, translated as MRWEKESSSYRRGAWVCLYGVPLHAWNEQFFQLCVFESGRFLRTDCCSVGKNRLDFARVLIATPELDLIKSSVTALVDGIQVEIKIVEEWGYSMGEDSCLIDEESESEESQADCGEGHVDPEVYRSVDMLVERFKEGLEEEEPNEVQGMRDKEIFDESDARPVSSRAGTLSVLRKGSQDLSGVQEGKEDTSTPMKEAHMRPTNRSFFSKRTSSCPPEARRSVLSGPWSLEWLQDQNHGDAGVIFSASKRSRKALHQGPKFVKKGEQDRRRRKAGGPLRHPLHSIKKVARMPSKDRCEVLKVLKKSVRRRRGGDEVNRSCSLSRQASSGGSSSSVSVNNDWKNWVAVQGNDQMAVDDVWGIGKAIGVKFKGDNVNMFQILSRAGKGKKRNSGQVSGAGGTRKVDGC; from the coding sequence ATGCGCTGGGAAAAGGAGTCGTCATCTTATCGGAGAGGTGCTTGGGTCTGTTTGTACGGTGTCCCTCTTCATGCTTGGAATGAGCAATTCTTTCAGCTATGCGTTTTTGAAAGTGGACGGTTCCTCCGAACAGATTGTTGTTCTGTTGGTAAGAACAGATTAGACTTCGCGCGAGTTTTAATTGCTACACCCGAACTTGACTTAATCAAAAGTAGTGTGACTGCTCTTGTGGATGGGATTCAAGTGGAGATTAAGATTGTGGAGGAATGGGGGTACTCTATGGGTGAAGATTCTTGTCTCATTGATGAGGAGAGCGAGTCAGAGGAATCCCAAGCTGATTGTGGTGAAGGTCATGTGGATCCGGAGGTCTACCGCAGTGTTGATATGTTAGTTGAAAGATTTAAGGAAGGACTGGAGGAGGAGGAGCCTAACGAAGTTCAAGGTATGCGGGATAAGGAgatttttgatgagtctgatgCTAGACCAGTTTCTTCGAGAGCCGGGACCCTATCAGTTTTGAGGAAGGGCTCCCAAGATTTGTCCGGAGTCCAGGAGGGTAAGGAAGATACGTCTACCCCCATGAAGGAGGCTCATATGCGTCCTACTAATCGGTCATTTTTTAGTAAGCGTACCAGTTCTTGCCCTCCGGAGGCAAGACGCTCCGTTCTGTCAGGGCCTTGGAGCTTGGAATGGCTGCAGGATCAGAATCATGGGGATGCGGGAGTAATTTTTTCAGCTAGTAAGAGGAGTAGAAAGGCACTTCACCAAGGACCGAAATTTGTCAAAAAGGGAGAGCAGGACCGGAGGAGAAGGAAAGCAGGAGGGCCGCTTCGCCATCCACTACATAGCATCAAAAAAGTTGCTAGGATGCCAAGCAAAGATCGTTGCGAGGTGCTAAAGGTCTTAAAAAAGAGCGTTCGTCGGCGTAGGGGTGGGGATGAGGTGAATCGATCATGCTCTTTGAGTCGTCAAGCTTCTTCAGGAGGTTCATCCTCGTCGGTTTCTGTCAATAACGATTGGAAGAATTGGGTGGCGGTTCAAGGCAATGACCAAATGGCGGTAGATGACGTGTGGGGGATCGGGAAAGCCATTGGGGTGAAGTTTAAGGGAGATAATGTGAATATGTTCCAGATTCTTTCTAGGGCGGGCAAGGGCAAGAAACGGAATTCAGGGCAGGTGTCTGGTGCGGGGGGGACCCGGAAGGTTGACGGGTGCTAG
- the LOC123909826 gene encoding putative B3 domain-containing protein At1g78640: MANIYPFNTTCTHLSLGVCPCPKSKAHTYHIGRRWWGYSTNLMLYDDPWKIKKVLQENDLDDKLMLDKDLVEELVLPVLAAGSDVERGTLVRIFDCDNESRHVLVLKRCEVCSANYVFFENWFHDFVRRRGLKKGDEIGFHWDPYMKHFDFSVLFRTIRM; encoded by the coding sequence ATGGCTAACATTTACCCCTTCAACACAACATGCACCCATTTATCATTGGGTGTGTGTCCATGTCCCAAGTCAAAAGCACACACATATCACATTGGAAGAAGATGGTGGGGTTACTCAACCAACTTGATGCTATATGATGATCCTTGGAAGATCAAGAAAGTACTTCAAGAGAATGATCTTGATGATAAGCTAATGTTGGACAAAGATTTAGTAGAGGAGTTGGTGTTACCTGTGTTGGCTGCTGGTTCTGATGTTGAAAGAGGAACTTTGGTTAGGATTTTTGATTGCGACAACGAATCGAGGCATGTGTTGGTTCTCAAGAGATGTGAGGTTTGTTCAGCAAACTATGTTTTCTTTGAGAATTGGTTCCATGATTTTGTTAGAAGAAGGGGATTGAAGAAAGGAGATGAGATTGGCTTCCATTGGGATCCATATATGAAACACTTTGATTTCTCTGTTTTATTTAGGACTATTAGGATGTAG